The Triticum aestivum cultivar Chinese Spring chromosome 5A, IWGSC CS RefSeq v2.1, whole genome shotgun sequence genomic sequence TTTGTAATGTATAAGTACCGATATGTGTCATGTAAATGTATGCTTGTTGGTTGCATTTCTGGACTGACCAAATAAATTGATGGCAATCTTTTCATCGTCAATGTGGCAGGTGAAAAGGATGGTTGTCAGCACATACCAAGCAGCAAGTGGTGCTGGTGCTGCAGCCATGGAAGAACTCAAACTTCAGACTCGAGAGGTGGGCATTTCTCCCTTACTATTTTGCTCGTGGTGCTAAATCAGTATAGCTACTGACACTGTATACTTTATTTAGGtcttggaaggaaagccaccaACCTGTAACATTTTCAGTCAACAGGTTATAACTTCAATACCTTGTGCGCATGTTGAGTTGATTTCTTACTGTCATAAGACATGCTTAATTTATTTTTCCTTCTGCAGTATGCTTTTAATATATTTTCGCATAATGCACCTATTGTTGAAAATGGCTATAATGAGGAAGAGATGAAAATGGTGAAGGAGACCAGAAAAATCTGGGTAAGTGGAAGCTTGATCAATGCCCCATAGGTTCTTTGCATTACTCCATCAAACTTTTCTCTTAAGTTGGCTGTTGAGCAAACAGAAATGCCATACTAACTCTCTGCTCTGTTTCTAGAATGACAAGGATGTAAGAGTAACTGCAACTTGTATACGGGTTCCTACGATGCGCGCGCATGCCGAAAGCGTGAATCTACAGTTTGAAAAGCCACTTGATGAGGTTAGCATACTGTAATTGTGTTACGTATCAGTTAGTACGTAGAATTCTTTCCTGAATTGTTACAATCTCAGGTCCTGAGTCACTGGGTAAAAATATGTTTATTGGCCTAGCATGGCTttgttttccttgttttcggcaagtAGAATTGTAAACGGTTTCTTGTGGAACTTGTCTGTTGTCATTGTTGGGTAGGTCATTTAATTAACTTTTGACACTTAATACAATTTCCATTTCTTGTCCCATGTAAACAAAGAACACACCTTATTAGATGATCCTCTGTTCTTCTTCATGATGTATTAGCTGTTCAAATTCTGAAATTGTTTGCATATGTTCTTGAAGGACACTGCCAGAGAAATCTTGAGGGCAGCTCCTGGTGTTACCATTAGTGACGACCGTGCTGCCAACCGCTTCCCTACACCACTGGAGGTAATTGGGCAGTTTAATTTTCTGAAGATGAACATATTTGGAGCGGCGATTTGTTTGTTTTTATTCACGTACATTCCACTCATGAGATTCCTtgtgatctactccctccgttccgaattacttgtcgtaggtatggatgtatctagacgtattttagttctagatacatccatttccgagacaagtaattccaaacggagggagtagaagacagGAGATTTGTTATTTACTAACTATATGCTGCACACTCCACCCTTTCACGAAGCTACACTAGCCTGTTACTTGTTAGAAAAGTAGAGCAGATTTTCTTTAATTCTGATAGAACTCTAATTTTCAGGTATCGGATAAAGATGACGTATCAGTTGGTAGGATTCGCCAGGACTTGTCACAAGATGATAACAGAGGGTACACTCACGTTTTACACTTACTGTTGTAATCATCTGTTTGTTATGCATCGCTTGCACTTAAAATGTTCCTGTATACCGGAACCTAATCAGCTCCTCAATGGCAGGTTGGAGTTATTTGTCTGTGGAGACCAGATACGTAAAGGCGCCGCGCTGAACGCTGTGCAGATTGCTGAAATGCTACTGAAGTGACCGCCTTTTTACCATTGTCTCATGTGCCACGTTGCTCTATCCATTGATGGATTGATGTACTCTAGTCACTTTCAACCCAGTTTTGGTCGTCTGTCTTTTTTGTAATCTGTCAACCTAGCAGAAGTGTAAGACGGGCTTTAGTCATCTGTTGCACACAAAAGTGCAGCCACAAGTTTAGAAAAGGAGGGTTTTCACTTGTTCGGATTTTGCCTTAGGTTGGTCTTTGTTGCAAGTTTGTCGTTTGTTTCTTGAAAGCTGGTCTGCTGTAACTTTACCCCCAAAGCCCTCGAGATAACGAGGCCTCCTGTGGGGACCTATATGAAGGGCAACGTGTGTACCATGCAACAAATCGTTGGGCTAAATGCTGTAACTTTTGAGGTGCAAAACCAAGGTCCGCTGTAACCTTTGCCCTGAAAGCCCCGAAATAAAGAGGCGCCTTGTGAAATCTATATGAATTGCTTTGTGTGCCATGTACGACTAAGTGTCGGAGCCAAAAGCTTGCACCGAACCTATTGGATGCAAACTGGGGGCTATGATTTCAGTGATTTTGAAGCGGT encodes the following:
- the LOC123105106 gene encoding aspartate-semialdehyde dehydrogenase is translated as MQAAAAVHRPHLLAASPLGGRASRRPSTVRMALREDGPSVAIVGATGAVGQEFLRVITARDFPYRSLRLLASERSAGKRIDFEGRDYTVQDLAAPGAFDGVDIALFSAGGSISRAHAPAAVASGAVVVDNSSAYRMDPDVPLVIPEVNPEAMADVRLGKGAIVANPNCSTIICLMAVTPLHRHAKVKRMVVSTYQAASGAGAAAMEELKLQTREVLEGKPPTCNIFSQQYAFNIFSHNAPIVENGYNEEEMKMVKETRKIWNDKDVRVTATCIRVPTMRAHAESVNLQFEKPLDEDTAREILRAAPGVTISDDRAANRFPTPLEVSDKDDVSVGRIRQDLSQDDNRGLELFVCGDQIRKGAALNAVQIAEMLLK